One genomic window of Neochlamydia sp. AcF84 includes the following:
- a CDS encoding hsp70 family protein, protein MRYIIGIDLGTTNSCISYVDTQHPKASIQSFAVPQLLGPSHIGLRHTLPSFVYLSAPLEWQGAALDLPWKKNNDTFVGSFAHSHGARVPTRLVQSAKSWLSYSATNRNDKTLPPEASEADRKISPLEATAHYLNHIRYAWNYLIAKSNPEAEFEQQEIVLTVPASFDEVARRLTVEAAKMAGFIHLTLLEEPQAAFYSWISLHENQWQQQMRAGQTILVCDVGGGTTDFSLIEVQQGKSELTLNRRAVGDHLLLGGDNMDIALAHYLEERLSHEYGKRDFQLVQWLQLKHQARAAKEALLENAASATDHFTALLQGSGSAVVKGSLSIQVKCQEVAHLLLNGFFAQYSFEEALQLRRSTGFRMVGLPYEEEPSITKHLATFLKRSQVQKAPDYILFNGGSMKPTIFQQALIHSLERWYSGSQTKILESVGLDIAVARGAAYYGKVRRGYGVRIASGIPKTYYLGIDVKKFEGTVSHQALTLLPRGAEEGASYQCEHTFSLRPNVPVSFSLYTSQVRLDDQKGDIIEIDNQELQAMPAIHTILRLGKKQLSESVLDNIPVKLHIKLTAIGTLELWLQSLTTGHRWPLEFQVRQASGQENNVSSLESQRQDESFDSSYLKSSQEYLREIFTSSGKAEKMMEKMENYLGRPRLDWPLSLLRGLFDTLLSLADQRKTSADLEPRWWNMIGFFLRPGFGYPLDDFRIKELWKIILGDFKLAKSFECFIQQWICYRRIAGGLNRGQQIQLANDILATLLLNKASKIILKSKNDIYSYSEKIRTLASFEWLDLALKRKIGVAILTRICAGEAVAADYWALGRIGARHLIYGSLAYVVSSEECSKWIESLLKLSPHDQLAHLLGQLARKTAHREVDLSQATLDNILNAFSLLPQHEHLQRMLTQPATLTLQEQEQVFGEKLPAGLILER, encoded by the coding sequence ATGAGATATATTATTGGAATTGATCTAGGAACGACAAATAGTTGCATTTCGTATGTGGATACTCAACATCCCAAAGCTTCCATTCAATCTTTTGCGGTACCTCAGCTTCTAGGGCCCAGTCATATAGGACTACGCCATACCTTGCCCTCTTTTGTATATCTTTCAGCTCCCCTGGAGTGGCAAGGAGCAGCTTTAGATTTGCCTTGGAAAAAAAATAACGATACATTTGTAGGCTCTTTTGCCCATTCACACGGAGCTAGGGTCCCTACGCGGCTTGTTCAGTCAGCTAAAAGCTGGCTAAGCTATTCAGCTACTAATAGAAATGATAAAACCCTTCCCCCTGAAGCTAGTGAAGCGGATCGAAAAATCAGCCCTTTGGAGGCCACAGCGCATTATCTGAACCATATTCGTTATGCTTGGAACTACCTTATAGCTAAATCAAATCCTGAGGCAGAGTTTGAACAACAAGAGATTGTTCTGACAGTTCCAGCTTCTTTTGATGAAGTGGCAAGGCGTTTAACTGTTGAGGCTGCTAAGATGGCAGGATTTATTCATTTAACCTTACTTGAAGAACCCCAAGCAGCTTTTTATAGTTGGATCTCTTTACATGAAAATCAATGGCAGCAACAGATGCGGGCAGGACAAACTATTCTTGTTTGTGATGTAGGGGGCGGCACGACGGATTTTAGTTTAATAGAAGTGCAGCAAGGAAAAAGCGAGCTAACTTTAAACCGTAGAGCTGTAGGCGATCACCTGTTATTAGGGGGTGATAATATGGATATTGCTCTTGCTCACTATCTTGAAGAAAGGTTATCTCATGAGTATGGAAAAAGAGATTTTCAGCTTGTTCAATGGCTGCAGTTGAAACATCAAGCTCGGGCTGCTAAGGAAGCTTTGCTAGAAAATGCGGCATCTGCTACCGACCATTTTACAGCTTTGTTGCAAGGCTCAGGTTCTGCAGTAGTTAAAGGAAGCTTATCTATCCAGGTTAAATGCCAAGAAGTGGCTCATTTATTGTTGAATGGGTTTTTTGCACAATATTCTTTTGAAGAAGCTCTTCAATTACGCAGATCTACAGGATTTCGGATGGTAGGCCTTCCCTACGAAGAAGAGCCTTCTATCACCAAACATTTAGCTACGTTCTTAAAGCGCTCGCAGGTTCAAAAAGCTCCTGACTACATTCTTTTTAATGGGGGCTCTATGAAGCCTACTATTTTTCAGCAAGCTCTTATACACTCGTTGGAAAGATGGTACTCGGGTTCACAGACAAAAATTTTGGAAAGTGTAGGTCTTGACATAGCTGTGGCCCGAGGAGCCGCTTACTATGGAAAAGTACGTCGAGGCTATGGAGTAAGAATAGCTAGTGGAATACCTAAAACCTACTATCTAGGAATTGATGTTAAAAAATTCGAGGGTACAGTTTCACACCAAGCTTTGACCCTTTTGCCACGAGGCGCTGAAGAAGGGGCAAGTTATCAATGTGAACATACCTTTTCCTTGCGGCCCAATGTACCCGTCTCGTTTAGCTTATATACTTCTCAAGTTCGTTTAGATGACCAAAAAGGAGATATAATAGAGATCGATAATCAAGAACTGCAGGCTATGCCTGCCATTCATACCATCTTACGTTTAGGAAAAAAACAGCTTTCTGAAAGTGTCTTAGATAATATACCTGTAAAGCTTCATATAAAGCTGACAGCTATCGGAACATTAGAACTATGGTTGCAATCGCTAACAACCGGGCATCGCTGGCCTTTAGAATTTCAAGTACGGCAGGCATCAGGTCAAGAAAATAATGTTTCCTCTTTAGAGTCGCAACGCCAGGATGAAAGTTTTGATTCCTCCTATTTAAAGTCATCGCAGGAGTATCTTCGCGAAATATTTACAAGCTCAGGTAAAGCAGAAAAAATGATGGAAAAAATGGAGAATTATTTAGGTAGACCACGCCTAGACTGGCCTTTAAGCCTGTTGAGAGGATTGTTTGATACCTTGTTAAGCTTAGCAGATCAACGTAAAACTTCTGCGGATCTCGAACCGCGCTGGTGGAATATGATAGGTTTTTTTCTGCGGCCTGGCTTTGGCTATCCTTTGGATGATTTTCGCATCAAAGAATTATGGAAAATTATTTTAGGAGATTTTAAGTTAGCCAAGTCTTTTGAATGCTTCATTCAGCAGTGGATCTGTTATCGCCGCATAGCGGGGGGCTTAAATAGAGGACAGCAAATTCAGCTAGCTAATGATATTTTAGCCACCCTATTACTTAATAAGGCTTCTAAAATTATTCTTAAAAGTAAAAATGATATCTATTCTTATTCAGAAAAAATAAGAACTTTAGCTTCATTTGAATGGCTTGATCTGGCCTTAAAAAGAAAAATAGGAGTAGCTATTCTCACCCGCATTTGCGCTGGCGAAGCAGTGGCTGCAGATTATTGGGCTTTGGGCCGTATTGGAGCCCGTCATTTAATCTATGGATCTCTAGCTTATGTAGTCTCCAGCGAGGAGTGCTCTAAATGGATTGAGTCCTTACTTAAGCTTTCTCCTCACGATCAATTAGCTCATCTTCTAGGTCAATTAGCTAGGAAAACGGCTCATCGCGAAGTAGATCTTTCGCAAGCTACTCTAGATAATATTTTGAATGCTTTTTCTCTTCTTCCTCAGCATGAGCATTTGCAGAGAATGTTGACCCAACCTGCTACTTTAACCCTACAAGAGCAAGAGCAGGTTTTTGGTGAGAAATTACCTGCCGGCTTAATTTTAGAAAGGTGA